Proteins from a genomic interval of Sandaracinaceae bacterium:
- a CDS encoding helix-turn-helix domain-containing protein, which translates to MRRHPREERMGRKKSYDRASLIDAAMALFRAHGFAGTSTAMLVEHLGVNRNSMYAEFGSKQGLFDAVVGAYETSVLTGHFGPLEAEGSGLEEVRALFRRLAAAAAGPARGTGCLLCNTAVELGGTAAPSERVFVPKYLERIRGAIAGALENARRRGELRGGVEVDIEASYLSASVLGMFVLIRAAASPAHIEATAEGACRHLDALAAAPAE; encoded by the coding sequence GTGCGTCGGCACCCGCGCGAGGAGAGAATGGGTAGGAAGAAGAGTTACGACCGCGCCTCGCTGATCGACGCGGCCATGGCGCTCTTTCGGGCGCACGGATTCGCGGGCACCTCGACGGCGATGCTCGTCGAGCACCTCGGCGTGAACCGAAACAGCATGTATGCCGAGTTCGGCAGCAAGCAGGGGCTCTTCGACGCGGTGGTCGGGGCGTACGAGACCTCGGTGCTGACCGGGCACTTCGGACCGCTCGAAGCCGAGGGCTCGGGGCTGGAGGAGGTGCGTGCGCTCTTCCGGCGGCTCGCCGCCGCGGCGGCCGGACCCGCTCGGGGAACAGGCTGCTTGCTTTGCAATACTGCGGTTGAGCTCGGCGGCACCGCTGCGCCGAGCGAGCGCGTGTTCGTGCCGAAGTACTTGGAGCGAATTCGCGGCGCGATCGCGGGTGCGCTCGAGAACGCGAGGCGCCGAGGCGAGCTGCGCGGTGGTGTCGAGGTCGACATCGAGGCCAGCTACCTGAGCGCGTCGGTGCTGGGCATGTTCGTGCTCATCCGGGCCGCCGCCTCGCCTGCCCACATCGAGGCCACCGCCGAGGGAGCGTGCCGGCACCTCGACGCGCTCGCGGCGGCGCCCGCGGAATGA
- a CDS encoding succinylglutamate desuccinylase/aspartoacylase family protein, which produces MSEKSRIGTDLDLDAEGKHLGRLFVPNPSNTSAWGAIVVPIASIKNGDGPTVLLTGGAHGDEYEGPLALWEVMRALEPDAMRGQVFVVPAMNVPGMQAGCRISPVDHRDLNRSFPGDPKGTPTSALAHYISSELLPRVDAVVDFHSGGRSLDFLPCGVMHLLPDPKAAAKTEALLQAFGAPWALVLEELDAVGMLDTLVEDMGKTFLTTELRGGGRVTPQAARIARRGIWNVLAHLGVTESRPDGVPTGRDETRYLEVPDRTYYTLSPCAGIWEPAFELGDRVDAGAVVGRIHHPEEPAREPVTLRARRDGVLMAERVPALTAAGDTLAVVARAR; this is translated from the coding sequence ATGTCAGAGAAGAGCCGCATCGGAACCGATCTCGACCTCGACGCGGAGGGCAAGCACCTCGGCCGCCTGTTCGTGCCCAACCCCTCCAACACGTCCGCGTGGGGCGCGATCGTGGTGCCCATCGCCTCCATCAAGAACGGCGACGGCCCGACCGTGCTCCTGACCGGCGGCGCGCACGGCGACGAGTACGAGGGCCCGCTCGCACTCTGGGAGGTCATGCGCGCGCTCGAGCCGGACGCGATGCGCGGCCAGGTCTTCGTCGTCCCGGCCATGAACGTGCCCGGGATGCAGGCCGGCTGCCGCATCTCTCCCGTCGACCACCGCGATCTCAACCGCAGCTTCCCCGGCGACCCGAAGGGCACACCCACCTCGGCGCTCGCGCACTACATCTCGAGCGAGCTCCTCCCGCGCGTCGACGCCGTCGTCGACTTCCACTCCGGCGGCCGCTCCCTCGACTTCCTGCCCTGCGGCGTGATGCACCTGTTGCCCGACCCGAAGGCGGCCGCGAAGACGGAGGCCCTCTTGCAGGCCTTCGGCGCGCCGTGGGCGCTCGTGCTCGAGGAGCTCGACGCGGTCGGCATGCTCGACACCCTCGTCGAAGACATGGGCAAGACCTTTCTCACCACAGAGCTGCGTGGCGGCGGCCGCGTCACCCCCCAGGCCGCGCGCATCGCTCGCCGCGGGATCTGGAACGTGCTCGCTCACCTCGGCGTGACGGAGAGCCGGCCCGACGGGGTCCCGACCGGCCGCGACGAGACCCGCTACCTCGAGGTCCCCGACCGCACCTACTACACGCTCTCGCCGTGCGCGGGGATCTGGGAGCCCGCGTTCGAGCTCGGCGATCGGGTCGACGCCGGCGCGGTCGTGGGGCGGATTCACCACCCCGAGGAGCCCGCGCGCGAGCCCGTCACGCTGCGCGCACGGCGCGACGGCGTCCTCATGGCCGAGCGCGTCCCGGCGCTGACCGCGGCCGGCGACACCCTCGCCGTCGTCGCGCGAGCGCGCTGA
- a CDS encoding protein kinase: MTRFVQGTVLKSPVSKRRYELSHVIGHGGYGKAFEALDIKAKKRVCLKYTLDQTSWHRESYFGELLKGNKRVIQIYDSFPLMPTRPARIRYCLVLELAEHGAVADYLTRTQKPWPEARARREIIALLKLLDQLHGGSATHRDITPFNIFVCRSGTLKLGDFGIARHELAGRSTRPEAFNPDYVTRGFIDAEHRAWTAVDDVFQMGQLLAMLLAGESKATFKVREIRNLDCGPELKNVLRRAIGPRGKRYRDAWEMLQALRGESETKPSPLQSLRNKTLVFGGALELERFDAELLAIEAGAQIANRVTKDVDVVVVGRARKQKRGGSRPAKLVTAERLIKQGHRLHIIGESEFRRLVRED, encoded by the coding sequence ATGACCCGCTTCGTCCAAGGCACCGTCCTCAAGAGCCCGGTCTCGAAACGCCGCTACGAGCTGTCCCACGTCATCGGGCACGGCGGCTACGGCAAGGCCTTCGAGGCCCTCGACATCAAGGCCAAGAAGCGCGTGTGCCTGAAGTACACGCTCGACCAGACGAGCTGGCACCGCGAGAGCTACTTCGGCGAGCTGCTCAAGGGGAACAAGCGGGTCATCCAGATCTACGACTCGTTCCCCCTGATGCCGACCCGGCCGGCCCGGATCCGCTACTGCCTGGTGCTCGAGCTGGCCGAGCACGGCGCGGTGGCCGACTACCTCACCCGAACCCAGAAGCCCTGGCCCGAGGCGCGCGCCCGGCGCGAGATCATCGCGCTGCTGAAGCTCCTCGATCAGCTCCACGGCGGCAGCGCCACCCACCGCGACATCACCCCGTTCAACATCTTCGTCTGTCGGAGCGGCACGCTGAAGCTCGGCGACTTCGGCATCGCGCGCCACGAGCTCGCCGGCCGCTCGACCCGGCCCGAGGCGTTCAACCCCGACTACGTCACCAGGGGCTTCATCGACGCCGAGCACCGCGCGTGGACCGCGGTCGACGACGTCTTCCAGATGGGCCAGCTCCTGGCCATGCTGCTCGCGGGCGAGTCCAAGGCGACCTTCAAGGTCCGCGAGATCCGCAATCTGGATTGCGGGCCCGAGCTGAAGAACGTATTGCGGCGCGCGATCGGCCCGCGCGGCAAGCGCTACCGCGACGCCTGGGAGATGCTCCAGGCCCTGCGCGGCGAGTCCGAGACCAAGCCGAGCCCGCTCCAGAGCCTGCGCAACAAGACCCTCGTCTTCGGCGGCGCCCTCGAGCTCGAGCGCTTCGACGCGGAGCTGCTCGCGATCGAGGCTGGCGCCCAGATCGCCAACCGCGTCACCAAGGACGTCGACGTGGTCGTCGTCGGCCGAGCCCGCAAGCAGAAGCGCGGCGGCTCCCGCCCCGCCAAGCTCGTGACCGCCGAGCGTCTCATCAAGCAGGGCCACCGCCTCCACATCATCGGCGAGTCCGAGTTTCGCCGCCTCGTCCGCGAGGACTGA
- a CDS encoding penicillin-insensitive murein endopeptidase — MSRRALGVPACLALLLLSGGLTSRAASAQEDQAAGHARGLAQTEEGLAYTIAPGDTLSEIAVRFDVSLEDLLRWNPGLSADRIRDGQRIRILNGLRRVVHTVARGESLSHIAARYEVQVAEILDWNRRLRRDHVRVGRELVIFTPVPESRSRSIGLPHDGRLVQASQLPRRHPSFYVRRPGRAWATDETVRWIVEGYEALRRADPSTPAIEVHDLSLRQGGPMHGHRSHESGRDADIAYFQRGCADPCRFRRIGPEHLDVERQWRVFSHWLESGQVEAIFMDIHLQRVLYEHARDRGVSRHDLSRWFQYPRDVDDRYGVIRHHPRHADHFHVRFICHDTDEECR; from the coding sequence ATGTCTCGACGTGCCCTCGGCGTGCCCGCGTGCCTCGCGCTGCTGCTCCTGAGCGGCGGCCTGACGAGCCGCGCCGCCAGCGCGCAGGAGGACCAGGCGGCGGGGCACGCGCGCGGGCTGGCGCAGACCGAGGAGGGGCTCGCCTACACGATCGCGCCGGGGGACACCCTCAGCGAGATCGCGGTCCGCTTCGACGTCAGCCTCGAGGATCTCCTGCGCTGGAACCCCGGCCTCTCCGCGGACCGCATCCGGGACGGCCAGCGGATCCGGATCCTCAACGGCCTGCGTCGGGTGGTGCACACGGTCGCGCGCGGGGAGAGCCTCTCGCACATCGCCGCGCGCTACGAGGTGCAGGTCGCGGAGATCCTGGACTGGAACCGCCGGCTCCGACGCGACCACGTCCGCGTGGGCCGGGAGCTGGTGATCTTCACCCCCGTCCCCGAGAGCCGCAGCCGCTCGATCGGGCTCCCCCACGACGGGCGGCTCGTGCAGGCGAGCCAGCTCCCGCGGCGGCATCCGTCGTTCTACGTGCGCCGCCCGGGGCGCGCGTGGGCCACCGACGAGACCGTGCGATGGATCGTCGAGGGCTACGAGGCGCTCCGTCGGGCCGACCCGAGCACCCCCGCCATCGAGGTCCACGACCTGTCTCTCCGGCAGGGTGGCCCCATGCACGGACACCGCAGCCACGAGTCCGGGCGCGACGCCGACATCGCCTACTTCCAGAGGGGCTGCGCCGACCCCTGCCGCTTCCGCCGCATCGGCCCCGAGCACCTCGACGTGGAGCGGCAGTGGCGGGTCTTCTCGCACTGGCTCGAGAGCGGGCAGGTCGAGGCGATCTTCATGGACATCCACCTCCAGCGCGTCCTCTACGAGCACGCCCGTGACCGCGGGGTGAGCCGCCACGACCTGAGCCGCTGGTTCCAGTACCCCCGCGACGTCGACGACCGCTACGGGGTGATCCGGCATCATCCGCGGCACGCCGACCACTTCCACGTCCGCTTCATCTGTCACGACACCGACGAGGAGTGCCGCTGA
- a CDS encoding type II CAAX endopeptidase family protein, translating to MTEVRTWRRRAIFAVVLSVLALGMALRVRSELSVWVLTGLAGALAIVTALWALGGDLPSRLRINLHTTVVGGIGALVLAGLTWLIYPLVADAAPGIVPTVRDLYASLDDPPGRVWALPILVTVVTAEELIFREVALTRLVDRMPPLRAGAAAVLLYAIPQMIGGSWLLVLLAVGCGAVWTAMRIGTRSLWAPWLCHLGWDLLVFIVHPLETP from the coding sequence GTGACCGAAGTTCGGACCTGGCGGAGGCGCGCCATCTTCGCGGTGGTGCTCTCGGTGCTGGCGCTCGGGATGGCGCTGCGGGTGCGCAGCGAGCTGAGCGTGTGGGTGTTGACCGGGCTCGCCGGCGCGTTGGCGATCGTGACCGCGCTGTGGGCCCTGGGCGGCGACCTCCCCTCGCGCCTCCGCATCAACCTCCACACCACGGTGGTCGGCGGGATCGGAGCGCTGGTCCTCGCCGGGCTGACCTGGCTGATCTACCCGCTCGTCGCGGACGCGGCGCCAGGCATCGTGCCGACCGTGCGCGACCTCTACGCCAGCCTCGACGACCCCCCGGGGCGGGTCTGGGCGCTGCCGATCCTCGTCACCGTCGTCACCGCGGAGGAGCTGATCTTTCGCGAGGTGGCGCTGACACGCCTCGTCGACCGCATGCCGCCGCTGCGGGCGGGCGCGGCGGCGGTCCTGCTCTACGCGATCCCCCAGATGATCGGCGGCAGCTGGCTGCTGGTGCTCCTCGCCGTGGGCTGCGGCGCGGTCTGGACCGCGATGCGCATCGGGACCCGCAGCCTCTGGGCGCCGTGGCTCTGCCACCTCGGCTGGGACCTGCTGGTGTTCATCGTCCACCCGCTCGAGACGCCCTGA
- a CDS encoding response regulator, with product MIHRILIITIDEALADALHAALAHWGYDCVTCRDASDALREAGEQAPRGVIVDTEMPHVDALDVVTALRQHGPTANTAAIAILPSLAEDVLELATGRGCDRGIARPIDPDWIAAEIDRVAQLRLTAAA from the coding sequence ATGATTCATCGCATCCTGATCATCACCATCGACGAGGCGCTGGCCGACGCGCTGCACGCCGCCCTCGCCCACTGGGGTTACGACTGCGTGACCTGCCGCGACGCCTCCGATGCGCTGCGCGAGGCCGGGGAGCAGGCGCCACGCGGGGTCATCGTCGACACCGAGATGCCGCACGTCGACGCCCTCGACGTGGTGACCGCGCTGAGGCAGCACGGGCCCACCGCGAACACGGCCGCCATCGCCATCCTGCCGAGCCTCGCCGAGGACGTGCTGGAGCTGGCGACGGGGCGGGGCTGCGACCGTGGGATCGCGCGGCCGATCGATCCGGACTGGATCGCGGCCGAGATCGACCGGGTCGCGCAGCTGCGGCTCACCGCGGCGGCGTGA
- a CDS encoding O-acetyl-ADP-ribose deacetylase encodes MQPEPTRRVKPHRLHPKLERGDLTEARVDAIVNAANERMLGGGGVDGAIHRAAGPNLLAACKAVPEVTAGVRCPVGEARLTEGFELPARYVIHTVGPRYVMPDAARLLAQAFRSSLALASERHDIRSVAFPAISCGVFGYPVDEAAAIARDVVRAEPWDLDELRFVLFSEPDLRAFEAAFDLQPQ; translated from the coding sequence ATGCAACCCGAGCCCACCCGTCGCGTGAAGCCGCATCGCCTCCATCCGAAGCTCGAGCGGGGCGACCTGACCGAGGCGCGGGTGGACGCCATCGTCAACGCGGCCAATGAGCGCATGCTCGGGGGCGGAGGGGTCGACGGCGCGATTCACCGCGCGGCGGGGCCGAACCTGCTCGCCGCCTGCAAGGCCGTCCCCGAGGTCACGGCCGGGGTGCGCTGCCCGGTCGGGGAGGCGCGCCTGACGGAAGGCTTCGAGCTGCCGGCGCGGTACGTCATCCACACCGTCGGGCCCCGATACGTGATGCCCGACGCCGCGAGGCTCCTCGCGCAGGCCTTCCGGAGCTCGCTCGCCCTCGCGTCGGAGCGGCACGACATCCGGAGCGTCGCGTTCCCCGCCATCAGCTGCGGGGTCTTCGGCTACCCCGTCGACGAGGCGGCCGCCATCGCGCGCGACGTGGTGCGCGCCGAGCCGTGGGATCTCGACGAGCTCCGCTTCGTGCTCTTCAGCGAGCCCGATCTGCGCGCCTTCGAGGCGGCGTTCGATCTACAGCCGCAGTAG
- a CDS encoding DUF790 family protein → MLTADLVHARRSKGVLSLTKLNAEKRARALVLAEQLHDIALSHVGQTRGELLEAWDTIRVGAREKKLADGMRKLIDDGLVFEVSVDADPVALRKEVFELATARRKALDEEARFSRDAVLAEVAETRGITPEALEKGLYGDLKSAHVLTAVSAPPPSALVEGYDLEQARAVLLRATKVRVKIRGASPGALRTLFRKLKFQRLLHRLTRAGDGGFLLEIDGPFSLFESVTKYGLQLAIALPAITACGQWELEADVRWGKQRNALTFRLEGDARPDGGEVPERLPDEVQELLERFADRKGPWSAATADEIVEIPGVGLSVPDLAFSHADTGEVILLEVMGFWSRDAVWKRIELVEKGLEQKMLFAVSKRLRVSEEVLGDDVPGGLYVYKGKMSPKQIEQKLEALATR, encoded by the coding sequence TTGCTTACCGCTGATCTCGTGCACGCGCGCCGGAGCAAGGGCGTGCTCTCGCTGACCAAGCTCAACGCGGAGAAGCGCGCGCGCGCGCTGGTCCTCGCCGAGCAGCTCCACGACATCGCGCTGTCGCACGTGGGCCAGACCCGCGGGGAGCTGCTCGAGGCGTGGGACACCATCCGGGTGGGCGCGCGGGAGAAGAAGCTCGCGGACGGGATGCGCAAGCTGATCGACGACGGGCTCGTCTTCGAGGTCTCGGTGGACGCCGACCCGGTCGCGCTCCGCAAGGAGGTCTTCGAGCTCGCGACCGCGCGGCGCAAGGCGCTCGACGAGGAGGCGCGCTTCAGCCGCGACGCGGTGCTCGCCGAGGTCGCCGAGACGCGCGGCATCACGCCCGAGGCCCTCGAGAAGGGGCTCTACGGCGACCTGAAGAGCGCGCACGTGCTGACCGCGGTCAGCGCGCCCCCACCCTCCGCGCTCGTCGAGGGCTACGACCTCGAGCAGGCCCGCGCGGTGTTGCTCCGCGCGACGAAGGTGCGCGTGAAGATCCGCGGCGCGAGCCCCGGGGCGCTCCGCACGCTCTTCCGCAAGCTGAAGTTCCAGCGCCTGCTCCACCGCCTCACCCGCGCGGGGGACGGCGGCTTCCTGCTCGAGATCGACGGGCCGTTCAGCCTCTTCGAGTCGGTGACCAAGTACGGCCTCCAGCTCGCGATCGCGCTGCCCGCGATCACGGCGTGCGGCCAGTGGGAGCTCGAGGCGGACGTGCGCTGGGGCAAGCAGCGCAACGCGCTGACCTTCCGACTCGAGGGCGACGCGCGCCCGGACGGAGGCGAGGTCCCCGAGCGACTCCCGGACGAGGTGCAGGAGCTGCTCGAGCGCTTCGCCGACCGCAAGGGCCCGTGGAGCGCGGCCACCGCGGACGAGATCGTCGAGATCCCCGGCGTCGGCCTCTCGGTCCCGGACCTCGCCTTCAGCCACGCCGACACCGGCGAGGTGATCCTGCTCGAGGTCATGGGCTTCTGGAGCCGCGACGCGGTGTGGAAGCGGATCGAGCTGGTGGAGAAGGGGCTCGAGCAGAAGATGCTCTTCGCCGTATCGAAGCGCCTCCGCGTGAGCGAAGAGGTGCTGGGCGACGACGTCCCCGGGGGCCTCTACGTCTACAAGGGGAAGATGAGCCCGAAGCAGATCGAGCAGAAGCTCGAGGCGCTCGCGACCCGGTGA
- a CDS encoding AraC family transcriptional regulator ligand-binding domain-containing protein — MSQPSASSAILRILIRSTGFSVEEIARAAGLSMDSLAGGAVSYGDGMRVWQAIAELAEDPILGHHIGAGLRLHHVGVFGPLVAHSEHVRAGLLATCRAFAVALPEGCLTVDDAPDELVIRYARPPHPVRVRHGVESLFATLVSLAREGSGRDVSPERVELSSPPPPDPRVFEAFYRAPVRFGTAVDRLVFRGEQLDFPMIGDEPALLRVIEERAAEVLSPGDLRERAVQICRRLFEAQREPTLALAAKDLGMSARTLQRKLAATSVSFRQIRDAAARSVAEQLLRDPERTVEEIAERVGYTSRSAFERAFTRWTGVTPAQWRRDQE; from the coding sequence GTGTCCCAGCCGAGCGCCTCCAGCGCCATCCTGCGAATCCTCATCCGCTCGACGGGGTTCTCGGTCGAGGAGATCGCGCGCGCGGCGGGGCTCTCGATGGACAGCCTCGCGGGGGGCGCGGTGTCCTATGGCGACGGGATGCGGGTGTGGCAGGCCATCGCCGAGCTCGCGGAGGACCCGATCCTCGGGCACCACATCGGCGCGGGGCTACGCCTGCATCACGTCGGCGTCTTCGGGCCGCTCGTCGCGCACTCCGAGCACGTGCGCGCGGGGCTCCTCGCCACCTGTCGCGCGTTCGCGGTGGCGCTGCCCGAAGGCTGTCTGACCGTCGACGACGCGCCCGACGAGCTGGTCATCCGCTACGCGCGGCCGCCGCACCCGGTGCGTGTCCGCCACGGCGTCGAGTCGCTCTTCGCGACCCTGGTGAGCCTCGCCCGAGAGGGGTCGGGGCGGGACGTCTCGCCGGAGCGCGTGGAGCTCAGCTCGCCCCCGCCGCCTGACCCGCGCGTGTTCGAGGCCTTCTATCGCGCGCCCGTGCGATTCGGTACCGCCGTCGACCGGCTCGTGTTCCGGGGCGAGCAGCTCGACTTCCCGATGATCGGAGACGAGCCGGCGCTGCTGCGGGTGATCGAGGAGCGCGCGGCCGAGGTCCTCTCGCCGGGGGACCTGCGGGAGCGCGCCGTGCAGATCTGTCGGCGCCTGTTCGAGGCGCAGCGCGAGCCCACGCTCGCCCTCGCGGCGAAAGACCTCGGGATGAGCGCGCGCACCCTGCAGAGGAAGCTCGCCGCCACCTCGGTCTCCTTCCGCCAGATCCGCGACGCCGCGGCGCGATCCGTCGCCGAGCAGCTCCTGCGGGATCCGGAGCGCACGGTGGAGGAGATCGCCGAGCGCGTGGGCTACACGAGCCGCAGCGCGTTCGAGCGCGCCTTCACGCGGTGGACCGGGGTCACGCCCGCCCAGTGGCGTCGCGACCAGGAATGA
- a CDS encoding DUF1330 domain-containing protein yields MAETTLVVTARPNPEAMDSVKAYLGGVQPLLVEAGGQIVKRLQVQDVMSGDAPYRMVLVMDFADDGALKAMLRSDAYQALVPHRDRGFASMDICLASGM; encoded by the coding sequence ATGGCCGAGACCACGCTCGTAGTGACCGCCCGCCCCAACCCGGAGGCGATGGACTCCGTGAAGGCCTACCTCGGCGGTGTACAGCCCCTGCTCGTGGAGGCCGGTGGCCAGATCGTGAAGCGGCTCCAGGTGCAAGATGTCATGAGTGGTGACGCGCCCTACCGGATGGTGCTGGTGATGGACTTCGCGGACGACGGGGCGCTGAAGGCCATGCTGCGCTCCGACGCCTATCAGGCCCTCGTCCCCCACCGCGACCGGGGCTTCGCGTCGATGGACATCTGCTTGGCGTCCGGCATGTGA
- a CDS encoding GAF domain-containing sensor histidine kinase codes for MKAPTPQNEPERLAALDRYQILDTPREAEFDGITRLVARLCDVPFAVINLIAEGRQWFKAEIGFGVRETPLESSFCAHAILQEELFVVPDTTKDERFDGNPLVTGEPNLRFYAGSLLKSDDGFPLGTLCVLDTEPRTLSAEQVDALEVLSEQVMKLLELRRQLALQADLTRQLNEALETRERILAVVSHDLRSPLGTVVMTAEMLREISDDPEVGRAADRLDRASGTMRRLVDDLLDYESMRAGKLSMQQRAIPVRELLERFGAEVRPAAEARSIALEVIVDTDASVRCDPMRIQQALVNLATNALSKTPAGGEVSLRASLDEGGVALRLTDTGPGFAPEVAERLFEPFWRGEDSRDKGAGLGLAITKGIVEQHGGRIAASSAPGAGATFTITLPAAAP; via the coding sequence ATGAAGGCGCCGACGCCGCAGAACGAGCCCGAGCGCCTCGCCGCGCTCGACCGGTACCAGATCCTCGACACGCCGCGGGAGGCGGAGTTCGACGGGATCACCAGGCTGGTGGCCCGGCTCTGCGACGTGCCCTTCGCGGTGATCAACCTGATCGCGGAGGGCCGACAGTGGTTCAAGGCGGAGATCGGCTTCGGCGTCCGGGAGACGCCGCTCGAGTCTTCGTTCTGCGCGCACGCCATCCTCCAGGAGGAGCTCTTCGTCGTCCCGGATACCACCAAGGACGAGCGCTTCGACGGCAACCCGCTGGTGACCGGCGAGCCCAACCTCCGCTTCTACGCTGGCTCACTCCTGAAGTCGGACGACGGGTTCCCGCTCGGCACGCTGTGCGTGCTCGACACCGAACCCCGGACGCTCTCCGCCGAGCAGGTCGACGCGCTCGAGGTGCTCAGCGAGCAGGTGATGAAGCTCCTGGAGCTGCGCCGGCAGCTCGCGCTTCAGGCGGATCTCACGCGGCAGCTGAACGAGGCGCTCGAGACCCGGGAGCGCATCCTCGCGGTCGTCTCGCACGATCTCCGGAGCCCCCTCGGCACGGTGGTGATGACGGCGGAGATGCTGCGCGAGATCAGCGATGACCCCGAGGTCGGCCGCGCCGCGGACCGCCTCGACCGCGCGTCGGGCACGATGCGGCGGCTGGTCGACGATCTCCTGGACTACGAGAGCATGCGCGCGGGGAAGCTCTCGATGCAGCAACGCGCGATCCCCGTGCGCGAGTTGCTCGAGCGCTTCGGCGCCGAGGTGCGGCCCGCCGCCGAGGCCAGATCCATCGCGCTCGAGGTGATCGTGGACACCGACGCGTCGGTGCGCTGCGATCCGATGCGCATCCAGCAGGCGCTCGTGAACCTGGCCACCAACGCCTTGAGCAAGACCCCCGCGGGAGGTGAGGTGTCCCTCCGCGCCTCCCTCGACGAGGGCGGGGTGGCGCTGCGGCTCACCGATACGGGACCGGGCTTCGCGCCCGAGGTGGCCGAGCGCCTCTTCGAGCCCTTCTGGCGGGGTGAGGACTCACGCGACAAGGGCGCGGGCCTCGGCCTCGCCATCACCAAGGGCATCGTCGAGCAGCACGGGGGTCGAATCGCGGCGTCCAGCGCGCCGGGCGCGGGGGCGACCTTCACGATCACCCTCCCCGCGGCAGCGCCCTGA
- a CDS encoding protein kinase — translation MQVAPVQQSSAPSYAAGVVVGSRFRLERKLGEGGMGEVFEAVDLQTDARIALKLMRRELADDDRAVERFRREGAALAVVQHPAIVQIREVGELDDGTLYLAMELLEGENLSVRLGRVGPMPPAQLLSIVRSLCDGLSAAHAAGIVHRDIKPSNIHLTDGDGPDQDGPGAQVKLVDFGVARVRGFSKMTSSGLAVGTVRYMAPEQLSGAAVDERADLYALGVVLYEALSGEHPFERTSGEDPIGAVLVGRATPLSSLRPDLSPAITRVVHKAMARLATERFASARALADAFGAAVHAPPGSAPELTAQSPARPAPMDPALAETALARPAPSSAPSEIPSQSQVRPKRSTAKKKRRPPVYLLLPLLVGACLVPTFGIAGFVGCGSWMTDLQVRIAMQNVRSTIDEDPVAFAPYAASLGRLEALHEQDRVNLFAAAAFNKRVQDALQRDGRVSRDELPRIIGVVDDIVARGGEYDIDTYTKMAEPN, via the coding sequence GTGCAGGTGGCCCCCGTGCAGCAGTCCTCCGCTCCGTCCTACGCCGCTGGCGTGGTCGTCGGGTCGCGCTTTCGCCTCGAGCGCAAGCTCGGAGAGGGCGGTATGGGCGAGGTGTTCGAGGCCGTCGATCTCCAGACCGACGCCCGCATCGCCCTGAAGCTCATGCGCCGGGAGCTGGCCGACGACGACCGCGCGGTGGAGCGCTTCCGGCGCGAGGGCGCCGCGCTCGCGGTGGTGCAGCACCCGGCCATCGTGCAGATCCGCGAGGTCGGGGAGCTCGACGATGGGACGCTCTACCTCGCGATGGAGCTGCTCGAGGGCGAGAACCTCTCGGTGCGGCTCGGGCGGGTCGGGCCGATGCCGCCGGCGCAGCTGCTCTCGATCGTGCGCAGCCTCTGCGACGGGCTCTCGGCGGCGCACGCAGCGGGCATCGTTCACCGCGACATCAAGCCCTCCAACATCCACCTGACGGACGGGGACGGGCCGGATCAGGACGGTCCCGGCGCACAGGTGAAGCTCGTCGACTTCGGGGTCGCGCGCGTGCGCGGCTTCTCCAAGATGACCAGCAGCGGGCTGGCGGTCGGGACGGTGCGCTACATGGCGCCCGAGCAGCTGAGCGGCGCCGCGGTCGACGAGCGGGCCGACCTCTACGCGCTCGGGGTCGTGCTCTACGAGGCGCTGAGCGGCGAGCACCCCTTCGAGCGCACGAGCGGCGAAGATCCGATCGGCGCGGTGCTCGTCGGCCGGGCGACCCCGCTGTCGAGCCTGCGCCCGGACCTCTCGCCCGCGATCACCCGCGTGGTGCACAAGGCGATGGCGCGGCTCGCGACGGAGCGCTTCGCGTCGGCCCGCGCGCTCGCGGACGCGTTCGGGGCCGCCGTGCACGCGCCGCCGGGGTCCGCGCCGGAGCTCACCGCGCAGAGCCCTGCGCGCCCCGCCCCGATGGATCCCGCGCTGGCCGAGACCGCGCTCGCCCGCCCCGCGCCGAGCTCGGCGCCGTCGGAGATCCCCAGCCAGTCGCAGGTGCGCCCCAAGCGCTCGACGGCGAAGAAGAAGAGGCGCCCACCCGTCTACCTGCTCCTCCCGCTCCTCGTCGGGGCCTGCCTCGTGCCCACCTTCGGCATCGCCGGCTTCGTCGGCTGCGGGAGCTGGATGACGGACCTGCAGGTGCGGATCGCGATGCAGAACGTCCGGTCCACCATCGACGAGGATCCCGTCGCCTTCGCCCCCTACGCGGCCAGCCTCGGCCGCCTCGAGGCGCTGCACGAGCAGGATCGGGTCAACCTCTTCGCCGCCGCCGCGTTCAACAAGCGCGTGCAGGACGCGCTGCAGCGCGACGGGCGGGTGAGCCGGGACGAGCTGCCGCGAATCATCGGCGTCGTCGACGACATCGTGGCCCGCGGCGGCGAATACGACATCGACACCTACACGAAGATGGCCGAGCCGAACTGA